Proteins encoded in a region of the Benincasa hispida cultivar B227 chromosome 2, ASM972705v1, whole genome shotgun sequence genome:
- the LOC120071188 gene encoding RRP12-like protein isoform X2, which produces MAMEGLEMEASFDFESNDDFCNSILSRFSNSTNEDHQHLCAVIGAMAQELQDQALPSTPLAYFGATCSSLDRISSEPDPSPHLLEALLTILSLLLPRISPPILNKKKDFLSDLLIRVLRVPSLTPTATTFGLKCVSHLVIVRNAVNWSDVSNLFGFILGFVIDSRPKVRRQSHICLRDVLLKLQGTSLLPSASEGVANVFEKSLLLAGGSNPKATEGPKGAQEVLFILEALKECLPLMSMKYITNILKYYKTLLELHQPVVTRRITDSLNSLCLHPTVDVSAEVLLDLLCSMAVSFSTSETSADGLAFTARLLNVGMEKVYKVNRQICVVKLPVVFNALKDIMLSDHEEAIYAAQDAMKNLISACIDEDMIRQGVTSENMEARKSGPSVIEKLCAITESLLDYHYTAVFDLAFQVVSAMFDKLGKYSSYFLKGALISLSKMQKLRDEDFPFRKELHECLGSALGAMGPQSFLDLVPFNLDTENLSEINTWLLPILKQYTVGAHLSYFTKTILGMIGEIKRKSQKLEQQGMIVSLRSMDSLVYSFWSLLPSFCNYPLDTAESFKDLQKALCIALNEEPDVRGIICASLQILIQQNKRVLEGKSDESDLEVGVARKLAMSHYTRKVAENNVTVLKSSSPELLSALSDIFLKSTKDGGYLQSTIGEISSISDKSVVSNLFGKTMRKLLKLTQEAAKVESKVSSNSMQIDDSTDASSPSFMRAQMYDLAVSFLPGLNSKEIDVLFVAVKSALKEQDCEGLIQKKAYKVLSAILKNSDEFLSTKFDELLTLMIEVLPLCHFSAKRHRLDCLYFLIVQVTKEDSGSRRHDIISSFLTEIILALKEANKKTRNRAYDILVQIGHACMDNNKGGKIEYLHQLFNMVAGGLGGETPHMISAAMKGLARLAYEFSDLVSAACNLLPSTFLLLQRKNREIIKANLGFLKVLVAKSKAEVLHVHLTSLVESLLKWQDGPKNHFKAKVKQLLEMLVRKCGLDAIKVAMPEEHMKLLTNIRKIRERKEKKLKSEGPRSIASKATTSRMSKWNHTRIFSEVSDDDETEDSGGEYLGGSDSEHMDGRKSRSSKASSHLRSKTSKRPKNRSTMNLLERLPDQMEDEPLDLLDQQRTRRALQSSVHLKRKTVLSDGEMKIDDEGRLIIADDDEPTFKRKPSNPDLDERSEVRSHLSVGSSKNNQKRRRTSDSGWAYTGTEYASKKAGGDVKRKDKLEPYAYWPLDRKMMSRRPEHRAAARKGMVSVVNMTKKLEGKSASSILSSKGSKIKKGHKKGSKKKVK; this is translated from the exons ATGGCCATGGAAGGCCTTGAGATGGAGGCTTCGTTCGATTTCGAATCCAACGATGATTTCTGCAACTCCATTCTCTCTCGCTTCAGCAATTCCACCAACGAAGATCATCAGCATCTCTGCGCCGTCATTGGCGCCATGGCTCAGGAACTCCAAGACCAGGCTCTTCCTTCCACTCCACTTGCCTACTTCGGCGCCACCTGCTCCTCTCTTGATCGCATCTCCTCCGAGCCCGACCCTTCCCCTCACCTTCTCGAGGCTCTCCTCACCATTCTCTCTTTGCTTCTCCCGCGAATTTCCCCTCCCATTTTGAATAAGAAGAAGGACTTTCTATCAGACCTTCTTATTCGCGTTCTTCGTGTCCCCTCCTTGACCCCCACTGCCACCACTTTCGGATTGAAGTGTGTTTCGCATTTGGTGATTGTTAGGAATGCTGTCAACTGGTCGGATGTGTCTAATTTGTTCGGGTTTATTCTTGGGTTCGTCATTGATTCGCGTCCTAAG GTTAGAAGGCAATCGCATATTTGTCTTCGGGATGTCTTGTTAAAACTTCAGGGAACATCATTGCTTCCATCTGCTAGCGAAGGGGTCGCCAATgtttttgagaaatctcttttGCTTGCTGGTGGGTCAAATCCGAAGGCTACTGAAGGACCTAAGGGAGCTCAAGAGGTTCTATTTATTTTGGAGGCTTTGAAGGAGTGTCTACCTCTCATGTCAATGAAGTATATTACTAACATACTTAAATACTACAAAACTCTTTTGGAGCTGCATCAACCTGTTGTTACTAGGCGAATTACGGATAGTTTGAACTCACTCTGTCTCCACCCAACTGTTGATGTTTCTGCTGAAGTACTGCTTGATCTTTTATGCTCCATGGCTGTATCTTTCTCTACGAGTGAAACATCTGCAGATGGTTTGGCTTTCACAGCTCGCCTGCTTAATGTTGGGATGGAAAAAGTTTACAAAGTTAATAGGCAGATTTGTGTAGTTAAGCTCCCTGTTGTTTTCAATGCACTCAAAG ATATTATGCTATCTGATCATGAGGAGGCAATCTACGCTGCCCAGGATGCTATGAAAAATCTGATAAGTGCTTGCATCGACGAAGACATGATCAGACAGGGTGTGACTAGTGAAAACATGGAGGCAAGGAAGTCCGGGCCATCAGTCATAGAAAAACTATGTGCTATTACAGAAAGTTTACTTGATTATCATTACACTGCTGTTTTTGACTTGGCTTTTCAAGTTGTTTCGGCCATGTTTGATAAATTAG GGAAATATTCCTCTTACTTTCTGAAAGGAGCCCTTATTAGCCTATCAAAAATGCAAAAATTGCGAGATGAAGATTTTCCCTTCCGGAAAGAG TTGCATGAATGCCTTGGATCAGCTCTTGGTGCAATGGGACCTCAAAGTTTCTTGGATCTTGTACCTTTTAATTTGGATACAGAAAACCTATCAGAGATTAATACTTGGCTTCTTCCCATATTGAAGCAATACACTGTTGGTGCTCATTTGAGCTATTTCACGAAAACCATTTTGGGTATGATAGGAGAAATCAAGCGGAAGTCACAAAAG CTTGAGCAACAGGGCATGATCGTCTCCTTGAGGAGTATGGATTCGCTTGTCTACTCTTTTTGGTCTTTGTTGCCTTCATTTTGCAATTACCCTTTGGACACTGCTGAAAGCTTTAAGGATCTTCAAAAAGCTTTATGCATTGCGCTTAATGAGGAACCTGATGTTCGAGGCATAATATGTGCAAGTCTGCAGATTCTTATCCAGCAGAATAAGAGAGTGCTGGAAGGAAAGAGTGATGAGTCTGATCTTGAAGTGGGTGTGGCCAGAAAGCTTGCCATGTCTCATTATACTCGAAAGGTGGCAGAAAATAATGTGACGGTACTTAAATCCTCTTCTCCTGAGTTATTGTCTGCTTTGTCAGACATCTTTCTAAAGTCTACAAAAGATGGTGGCTATTTGCAG TCCACAATTGGAGAAATTTCTTCAATATCAGATAAAAGTGTTGTGTCAAATCTCTTCGGGAAGACAATGAGGAAGCTTTTGAAATTGACTCAGGAGGCTGCAAAAGTAGAATCAAAAGTTTCCTCCAATTCCATGCAGATTGATGATTCCACGGATGCAAGTTCACCCTCTTTCATGAG GGCCCAAATGTATGACTTGGCTGTATCTTTTTTGCCTGGACTGAATTCTAAAGAGATTGACGTTTTATTCGTTGCAGTAAAATCTGCATTAAAAGAGCAG GATTGTGAAGGTTTGATACAGAAGAAGGCATATAAAGTTCTCTCAGCTATTCTCAAG AATTCTGATGAGTTCCTTTCCACAAAGTTCGATGAGTTGCTTACGCTGATGATTGAAGTGTTGCCTTTATGCCATTTTTCTGCCAAACGTCACAGACTCGATTGTCTGTACTTTCTGATTGTCCAAGTTACAAAG GAGGATTCGGGGTCCAGGCGGCATGACATCATTAGTTCATTTTTGACTGAAATAATACTTGCGCTCAAAGAG GCTAACAAGAAAACAAGAAACAGAGCTTATGATATCCTTGTTCAGATTGGTCATGCATGTATGGACAATAACAAAGGTGGAAAGATAGAATATCTGCATCAGCTTTTCAATATG GTAGCTGGAGGTCTTGGTGGTGAAACTCCTCATATGATCAGTGCTGCAATGAAAGGCTTAGCTCGCTTGGCTTATGAGTTCTCTGATCTAGTTTCAGCAGCATGCAATTTGCTGCCATCTACCTTTTTGCTTCTCCAAAGAAAGAATAGAGAAATAATCAAA GCCAATTTGGGATTTTTAAAGGTTTTGGTAGCCAAATCAAAAGCTGAAGTGTTGCATGTGCACTTAACGAGTTTGGTGGAAAGCTTGCTGAAGTGGCAAGATGGCCCCAAAAACCACTTCAAAGCTAAA GTTAAGCAGTTACTTGAAATGCTCGTCAGAAAATGTGGCTTGGATGCAATCAAGGTTGCGATGCCTGAAGAACACATGAAACTTCTTACCAACATCAGGAAG ATTAGAGAACGGAAGGAGAAGAAACTTAAATCTGAGGGGCCTAGGTCTATTGCATCGAAAGCAACAACATCCAG GATGAGTAAATGGAATCATACAAGAATTTTCTCGGAGGTGAGTGATGATGATGAGACTGAAGATAGTGGTGGAGAATACTTGGGGGGTAGTGATTCAGAACATATGGATGGTAGAAAAAGTCGGTCATCAAAAGCTTCCTCGCATCTTAGATCAAAGACCTCTAAACG TCCCAAGAACCGGTCAACCATGAACTTACTTGAACGCTTGCCTGACCAAATGGAAGATGAGCCTCTTGACTTGCTTGATCAACAAAGAACAAGACGTGCTCTTCAATCATCAGTGCATCTCAAGCGGAAAACAGTTTTGTCAGATGGCGAGATGAAGATCGACGATGAAGGACGCTTAATAATTGCAGATGACGATGAGCCAACTTTCAAAAGAAAACCTTCCAACCCAGATTTAGATGAAAGGAGTGAAGTTAGGAGTCACTTGTCAGTTGGTTCCTCCAAGAACAATCAGAAGCGGAGAAGAACATCAGACTCAGGTTGGGCTTACACCGGTACCGAGTATGCTAGCAAGAAGGCCGGGGGTGATGTTAAGAGGAAGGATAAGCTTGAACCTTACGCGTATTGGCCTCTTGATCGGAAGATGATGAGTCGTCGACCGGAGCATCGAGCTGCTGCTCGGAAAGGAATGGTTAGTGTGGTAAATATGACGAAGAAACTCGAAGGCAAGAGTGCCTCTAGTATTCTGTCAAGTAAAGGCTCCAAGATTAAGAAGGGTCACAAGAAAGGTAGCAAGAAGAAGGTGAAGTAG
- the LOC120071188 gene encoding RRP12-like protein isoform X1 — MAMEGLEMEASFDFESNDDFCNSILSRFSNSTNEDHQHLCAVIGAMAQELQDQALPSTPLAYFGATCSSLDRISSEPDPSPHLLEALLTILSLLLPRISPPILNKKKDFLSDLLIRVLRVPSLTPTATTFGLKCVSHLVIVRNAVNWSDVSNLFGFILGFVIDSRPKVRRQSHICLRDVLLKLQGTSLLPSASEGVANVFEKSLLLAGGSNPKATEGPKGAQEVLFILEALKECLPLMSMKYITNILKYYKTLLELHQPVVTRRITDSLNSLCLHPTVDVSAEVLLDLLCSMAVSFSTSETSADGLAFTARLLNVGMEKVYKVNRQICVVKLPVVFNALKDIMLSDHEEAIYAAQDAMKNLISACIDEDMIRQGVTSENMEARKSGPSVIEKLCAITESLLDYHYTAVFDLAFQVVSAMFDKLGKYSSYFLKGALISLSKMQKLRDEDFPFRKELHECLGSALGAMGPQSFLDLVPFNLDTENLSEINTWLLPILKQYTVGAHLSYFTKTILGMIGEIKRKSQKLEQQGMIVSLRSMDSLVYSFWSLLPSFCNYPLDTAESFKDLQKALCIALNEEPDVRGIICASLQILIQQNKRVLEGKSDESDLEVGVARKLAMSHYTRKVAENNVTVLKSSSPELLSALSDIFLKSTKDGGYLQFCLNYVQSTIGEISSISDKSVVSNLFGKTMRKLLKLTQEAAKVESKVSSNSMQIDDSTDASSPSFMRAQMYDLAVSFLPGLNSKEIDVLFVAVKSALKEQDCEGLIQKKAYKVLSAILKNSDEFLSTKFDELLTLMIEVLPLCHFSAKRHRLDCLYFLIVQVTKEDSGSRRHDIISSFLTEIILALKEANKKTRNRAYDILVQIGHACMDNNKGGKIEYLHQLFNMVAGGLGGETPHMISAAMKGLARLAYEFSDLVSAACNLLPSTFLLLQRKNREIIKANLGFLKVLVAKSKAEVLHVHLTSLVESLLKWQDGPKNHFKAKVKQLLEMLVRKCGLDAIKVAMPEEHMKLLTNIRKIRERKEKKLKSEGPRSIASKATTSRMSKWNHTRIFSEVSDDDETEDSGGEYLGGSDSEHMDGRKSRSSKASSHLRSKTSKRPKNRSTMNLLERLPDQMEDEPLDLLDQQRTRRALQSSVHLKRKTVLSDGEMKIDDEGRLIIADDDEPTFKRKPSNPDLDERSEVRSHLSVGSSKNNQKRRRTSDSGWAYTGTEYASKKAGGDVKRKDKLEPYAYWPLDRKMMSRRPEHRAAARKGMVSVVNMTKKLEGKSASSILSSKGSKIKKGHKKGSKKKVK, encoded by the exons ATGGCCATGGAAGGCCTTGAGATGGAGGCTTCGTTCGATTTCGAATCCAACGATGATTTCTGCAACTCCATTCTCTCTCGCTTCAGCAATTCCACCAACGAAGATCATCAGCATCTCTGCGCCGTCATTGGCGCCATGGCTCAGGAACTCCAAGACCAGGCTCTTCCTTCCACTCCACTTGCCTACTTCGGCGCCACCTGCTCCTCTCTTGATCGCATCTCCTCCGAGCCCGACCCTTCCCCTCACCTTCTCGAGGCTCTCCTCACCATTCTCTCTTTGCTTCTCCCGCGAATTTCCCCTCCCATTTTGAATAAGAAGAAGGACTTTCTATCAGACCTTCTTATTCGCGTTCTTCGTGTCCCCTCCTTGACCCCCACTGCCACCACTTTCGGATTGAAGTGTGTTTCGCATTTGGTGATTGTTAGGAATGCTGTCAACTGGTCGGATGTGTCTAATTTGTTCGGGTTTATTCTTGGGTTCGTCATTGATTCGCGTCCTAAG GTTAGAAGGCAATCGCATATTTGTCTTCGGGATGTCTTGTTAAAACTTCAGGGAACATCATTGCTTCCATCTGCTAGCGAAGGGGTCGCCAATgtttttgagaaatctcttttGCTTGCTGGTGGGTCAAATCCGAAGGCTACTGAAGGACCTAAGGGAGCTCAAGAGGTTCTATTTATTTTGGAGGCTTTGAAGGAGTGTCTACCTCTCATGTCAATGAAGTATATTACTAACATACTTAAATACTACAAAACTCTTTTGGAGCTGCATCAACCTGTTGTTACTAGGCGAATTACGGATAGTTTGAACTCACTCTGTCTCCACCCAACTGTTGATGTTTCTGCTGAAGTACTGCTTGATCTTTTATGCTCCATGGCTGTATCTTTCTCTACGAGTGAAACATCTGCAGATGGTTTGGCTTTCACAGCTCGCCTGCTTAATGTTGGGATGGAAAAAGTTTACAAAGTTAATAGGCAGATTTGTGTAGTTAAGCTCCCTGTTGTTTTCAATGCACTCAAAG ATATTATGCTATCTGATCATGAGGAGGCAATCTACGCTGCCCAGGATGCTATGAAAAATCTGATAAGTGCTTGCATCGACGAAGACATGATCAGACAGGGTGTGACTAGTGAAAACATGGAGGCAAGGAAGTCCGGGCCATCAGTCATAGAAAAACTATGTGCTATTACAGAAAGTTTACTTGATTATCATTACACTGCTGTTTTTGACTTGGCTTTTCAAGTTGTTTCGGCCATGTTTGATAAATTAG GGAAATATTCCTCTTACTTTCTGAAAGGAGCCCTTATTAGCCTATCAAAAATGCAAAAATTGCGAGATGAAGATTTTCCCTTCCGGAAAGAG TTGCATGAATGCCTTGGATCAGCTCTTGGTGCAATGGGACCTCAAAGTTTCTTGGATCTTGTACCTTTTAATTTGGATACAGAAAACCTATCAGAGATTAATACTTGGCTTCTTCCCATATTGAAGCAATACACTGTTGGTGCTCATTTGAGCTATTTCACGAAAACCATTTTGGGTATGATAGGAGAAATCAAGCGGAAGTCACAAAAG CTTGAGCAACAGGGCATGATCGTCTCCTTGAGGAGTATGGATTCGCTTGTCTACTCTTTTTGGTCTTTGTTGCCTTCATTTTGCAATTACCCTTTGGACACTGCTGAAAGCTTTAAGGATCTTCAAAAAGCTTTATGCATTGCGCTTAATGAGGAACCTGATGTTCGAGGCATAATATGTGCAAGTCTGCAGATTCTTATCCAGCAGAATAAGAGAGTGCTGGAAGGAAAGAGTGATGAGTCTGATCTTGAAGTGGGTGTGGCCAGAAAGCTTGCCATGTCTCATTATACTCGAAAGGTGGCAGAAAATAATGTGACGGTACTTAAATCCTCTTCTCCTGAGTTATTGTCTGCTTTGTCAGACATCTTTCTAAAGTCTACAAAAGATGGTGGCTATTTGCAG TTCTGTTTGAACTATGTGCAGTCCACAATTGGAGAAATTTCTTCAATATCAGATAAAAGTGTTGTGTCAAATCTCTTCGGGAAGACAATGAGGAAGCTTTTGAAATTGACTCAGGAGGCTGCAAAAGTAGAATCAAAAGTTTCCTCCAATTCCATGCAGATTGATGATTCCACGGATGCAAGTTCACCCTCTTTCATGAG GGCCCAAATGTATGACTTGGCTGTATCTTTTTTGCCTGGACTGAATTCTAAAGAGATTGACGTTTTATTCGTTGCAGTAAAATCTGCATTAAAAGAGCAG GATTGTGAAGGTTTGATACAGAAGAAGGCATATAAAGTTCTCTCAGCTATTCTCAAG AATTCTGATGAGTTCCTTTCCACAAAGTTCGATGAGTTGCTTACGCTGATGATTGAAGTGTTGCCTTTATGCCATTTTTCTGCCAAACGTCACAGACTCGATTGTCTGTACTTTCTGATTGTCCAAGTTACAAAG GAGGATTCGGGGTCCAGGCGGCATGACATCATTAGTTCATTTTTGACTGAAATAATACTTGCGCTCAAAGAG GCTAACAAGAAAACAAGAAACAGAGCTTATGATATCCTTGTTCAGATTGGTCATGCATGTATGGACAATAACAAAGGTGGAAAGATAGAATATCTGCATCAGCTTTTCAATATG GTAGCTGGAGGTCTTGGTGGTGAAACTCCTCATATGATCAGTGCTGCAATGAAAGGCTTAGCTCGCTTGGCTTATGAGTTCTCTGATCTAGTTTCAGCAGCATGCAATTTGCTGCCATCTACCTTTTTGCTTCTCCAAAGAAAGAATAGAGAAATAATCAAA GCCAATTTGGGATTTTTAAAGGTTTTGGTAGCCAAATCAAAAGCTGAAGTGTTGCATGTGCACTTAACGAGTTTGGTGGAAAGCTTGCTGAAGTGGCAAGATGGCCCCAAAAACCACTTCAAAGCTAAA GTTAAGCAGTTACTTGAAATGCTCGTCAGAAAATGTGGCTTGGATGCAATCAAGGTTGCGATGCCTGAAGAACACATGAAACTTCTTACCAACATCAGGAAG ATTAGAGAACGGAAGGAGAAGAAACTTAAATCTGAGGGGCCTAGGTCTATTGCATCGAAAGCAACAACATCCAG GATGAGTAAATGGAATCATACAAGAATTTTCTCGGAGGTGAGTGATGATGATGAGACTGAAGATAGTGGTGGAGAATACTTGGGGGGTAGTGATTCAGAACATATGGATGGTAGAAAAAGTCGGTCATCAAAAGCTTCCTCGCATCTTAGATCAAAGACCTCTAAACG TCCCAAGAACCGGTCAACCATGAACTTACTTGAACGCTTGCCTGACCAAATGGAAGATGAGCCTCTTGACTTGCTTGATCAACAAAGAACAAGACGTGCTCTTCAATCATCAGTGCATCTCAAGCGGAAAACAGTTTTGTCAGATGGCGAGATGAAGATCGACGATGAAGGACGCTTAATAATTGCAGATGACGATGAGCCAACTTTCAAAAGAAAACCTTCCAACCCAGATTTAGATGAAAGGAGTGAAGTTAGGAGTCACTTGTCAGTTGGTTCCTCCAAGAACAATCAGAAGCGGAGAAGAACATCAGACTCAGGTTGGGCTTACACCGGTACCGAGTATGCTAGCAAGAAGGCCGGGGGTGATGTTAAGAGGAAGGATAAGCTTGAACCTTACGCGTATTGGCCTCTTGATCGGAAGATGATGAGTCGTCGACCGGAGCATCGAGCTGCTGCTCGGAAAGGAATGGTTAGTGTGGTAAATATGACGAAGAAACTCGAAGGCAAGAGTGCCTCTAGTATTCTGTCAAGTAAAGGCTCCAAGATTAAGAAGGGTCACAAGAAAGGTAGCAAGAAGAAGGTGAAGTAG